From the genome of Alcanivorax sp.:
CTCTCCATTTCGTTATCAAATATCGCTGGCGGCGCAGGCCAGGAATACATCCTCGCTGTCGCTCGCTTCGCACCTCAAGCGGTGCTCCTACAGGAGGCGGCAGGGTTGCTCTCAGTATTTGATTCCCCACTTGCGGTACAGAAAGCCCATGATCCAGGCGGGGCCGATCATCAGGTACTGGATGTCCTCGAAGAAAGAGGGCTTCTTGCCCTCCACCTTGTGGCCCCAGAACTGACCGATCCAGGCCAGCACAAACACCACCAGCGAGAACCAGAAGACACTGATGCCCATACCTTCCAGCAAGGACAGGCCGGACAGACACAGCAGGCTGAACACCAGCATGCCAAGGGCAATGGGGGGAGACAGGCGCAGGTAATACAGGGTGACGAATACCAGTGCCAGTGAGGCCCAGTTCAGACCAGGTAGCAGGGCCGGGAACGGGATTGCCCACAGGAAACCGACGATGGTGAAGAAGATCACCGGCACGCAGACAAAGTGCACTTTTTTGTTGGTGGGGTTCTGGTGGCTCTCGCCGTAGGCATCGAGCCAGTCATCCATGCTGCGGGTTGCCATGATTACACCCTTTCAAACACTGTTTCAGGGAGTATCGCACCGCAGTTAGCATTCGTGAAGCTTGTGCTGCCGGGAGTGAATGGTTTGTGGAGAGTAGCGCGTTACGAGTAACGAGTTTCTAAAAAGCGAATGCCTGCATGCCCTTTGAGTTTCGCAACTCGAAACGGATTGCTTGTGCACCGGCGTTGTAGGTCGGAAATGCCCGAAGGGCATCTCCGACACAGCGCCAGGCATCGAGCGTCAGGCGTCCAGCGTATTCACGCCCCCAGCCAGAGCGCCACATCGGTGGGTTTGATTGGCAGGTAGTGATCCACCAGCAACGCGGTAAACAGGGCAAACAGGTAGGTGATCGAATACCCGAAGGTTTTCATGGGCAGCTTCGGATCATCGGAAAAACGCAGGCGCACGGCATGGTAGAGGAACACCAGGCCGAGGATCAGTGCGGCCAGCAGGTAGATCAGGTCACTCATGCCGGTCAGGTAGGGCAGCAGAGTGCTGATGAACAGCAGGATGGTGTAATACAGCACGGATTCCCGCGTGAACGGGATGCCGTGGGTGACCGGCAGCATGGGAATGTCGGCCTTGGCGTACTCGTCCTTGCGGTGGATGGCCAGGGCCCAGAAGTGCGGCGGGGTCCATACAAAGATGATCAGCACCAGCAGCCAGGCGTAAGGGTGAACATCGCCGGTGACCGCGGCCCAGCCCAGCAGTGGCGGAATCGCGCCAGCAATACCACCAATCACGATGTTCTGGGGAGTGGCCCGTTTCAGATACAGGGTATAGATGAAGGCATAGCCCACAAAACCGAACAGGGTGAGCCAGGCGGTGAGAGGGTTGACCATGAAATAGAGCATGATCATGGAGGCGCCCGCCAGTAGCACGGCAAAGGTGATAGCCGCTTTGGGGCTGAGCTTGCCTGCCACCAGTGGTCGCTTCTCGGTGCGCGTCATGATCGCATCGATTTTCTGGTCCATGATCTGATTGATGGCCGCGGACGACATCATTGCCAGTGTCAGGCCAATAAACGACGGGATGAAGATGTCCAGAGGCACCATGCCCGGTGGATCGGTGGCCAGAAACATGCCTGCCACGGCAGTGACCATCAGCAGCATGACAACGCCGGGCTTGGTCAGGGCCAGATAATCGCGCCAGGTGGCGGTTTGACTCATGGTTTGTCTCCTTCCTGTCGCGGGCTGCTAATGCCGCATTTGACGTTGATCGCGCGGATGAAGAGCACCAGGGCTGCCAGCAGAATGACCGCCACGAAGTTATGTGCCACTGCCACATCCAGTGGCACCGCAAACACCACATTGCTGATGCCCAGTGCCAGTTGCACGATCAGCAGACCGAGAATGACGAAGGCGAAGTTGCGGAAAAACAGGCTGCGGGCACGGACCAGGATCTTGGCCACCAGGGCAAGTACCAGAAGGGTGACCACTAGCGCGCCGAAGCGATGCATCACGTGAATGGTGGTGCGAGCCTCATTGTGCAGGACGCCAAATTCATAGTCAGGCTTGTCGTGTTCGTGGCCCCAGAAAATGAACGCATCACCAAAGTTCAGGCGGTCCTGCCAGCCTTCTTCGCAGATCGGCAGCTCGGTACAGGCCACCGCGGCATAGTTGCTGGCGGTCCAGCCGCCCAGGGCGATCTGCACAATGACTGCGGCCAGGGCGATGGAGGCGATGGGCTTGAGCATTCGTACATCGCAATCGTTCAGAAAGCTGGGCCAGCGGTATACCCGTGCTGTGAGCAATACCAACAGGGTAAAGGTGGTAAACCCGCCCAGCAGGTGCAGCATCACGATAGTGGGTTGCAGCCCCATGGTCACGGTCCACATGCCCAGGATGCCCTGGAAGATCACCAGGGCGACCAGGAACAGGGGCAG
Proteins encoded in this window:
- a CDS encoding COX15/CtaA family protein; the protein is MSTPTVSQRWLRGFCIFAVILAAGVITLGAWTRLSDAGLGCPDWPGCYGHLDVRKAIEHVNTTNEVEPGSLREAHKTVPEMVHRYFASTLGLTIIIIAVLSFVNRKREKQPLKLPLFLVALVIFQGILGMWTVTMGLQPTIVMLHLLGGFTTFTLLVLLTARVYRWPSFLNDCDVRMLKPIASIALAAVIVQIALGGWTASNYAAVACTELPICEEGWQDRLNFGDAFIFWGHEHDKPDYEFGVLHNEARTTIHVMHRFGALVVTLLVLALVAKILVRARSLFFRNFAFVILGLLIVQLALGISNVVFAVPLDVAVAHNFVAVILLAALVLFIRAINVKCGISSPRQEGDKP
- a CDS encoding Mpo1-like protein — protein: MATRSMDDWLDAYGESHQNPTNKKVHFVCVPVIFFTIVGFLWAIPFPALLPGLNWASLALVFVTLYYLRLSPPIALGMLVFSLLCLSGLSLLEGMGISVFWFSLVVFVLAWIGQFWGHKVEGKKPSFFEDIQYLMIGPAWIMGFLYRKWGIKY
- the cyoE gene encoding heme o synthase → MSQTATWRDYLALTKPGVVMLLMVTAVAGMFLATDPPGMVPLDIFIPSFIGLTLAMMSSAAINQIMDQKIDAIMTRTEKRPLVAGKLSPKAAITFAVLLAGASMIMLYFMVNPLTAWLTLFGFVGYAFIYTLYLKRATPQNIVIGGIAGAIPPLLGWAAVTGDVHPYAWLLVLIIFVWTPPHFWALAIHRKDEYAKADIPMLPVTHGIPFTRESVLYYTILLFISTLLPYLTGMSDLIYLLAALILGLVFLYHAVRLRFSDDPKLPMKTFGYSITYLFALFTALLVDHYLPIKPTDVALWLGA